TATATAGTAATATTGAAACAAGGGGTGaaatccacaaaaaaaaatcactttttagtcatataattaagaaatagtaaTTGTTATGAAGTTAGAAAATTTCTGGATGGAACTCTAAAGACGTTGAAACTTcataacaataattattttataaagacAAGACTGTAAAGTGATCGTATTACTGTTACGAAAAAAGAGCATTCGTAAGAACATCTTCCCTACCATATTAAGTTATTTCAATAGTGCACATGTTGCCCTGCCACTAGAGATGACCATATAAagcacaaataaataaaaataagaaaaaaaataatgcatttgGAACTTTCACATtagtttttatatttgtataaccATTTAGTACACGGTATCTAATGGCCTGACTAATTAAGATTCACACCATGTAAAATCCATTAGAGAGGAGAATCCTCTTTACTAGGCTTCTTTATTTCCCGAATTTAAACTCGAGATCTCTAATGAGTTATTCTGAGTAGATCATGTTGCTTCATAACAGGCGTGATGGGCCAATAATGGATGAGGGCTAATTGGATGAAACTAGGCCCAATAAACTCTTATAACAGAAGCCATAAACAAATTGAGTTTGAAAATGCATCATCATAAAATTCAAGTTTGTGATATTGTAGAAAGAATTAACTCTTTACGCGTAAAAATAAAGATTTCtcgtaataaaaaaaatataaaattaaaaagaaaatagattgAAAAACTAAAGGCGAAAAGCTAGTTAGACACATTCAAGATGAAACAACTAGTGTGCCACAACCCACATCTCATAGGTTGAGACCTAGAGTCAGACGAAAAACGCGACCGAAATATTATAGGTGAAACTAATTTAGGTCCCATTTGAGTGAATTGTAATGCCaagattattttctttgtttggaAAAAGTTCAATTACAAACATgtcaattaatttctttttactaTTGAATATGCCTTTATAATGATAAGATTTATCATAATTATCTTCTTAAACAAAACTCAAAAGGTGATTTACTATTGTCTAGAAAAGGATGGAATGCTTTTTTAGTGTTTAAAGAATAACATTTGACGTGTAAGAAATCATATGAAAGCCACTAATTTGGAACaattaaacaaaacaaattaaagaagagaCAAAAGCATCCTTTTGGAACATTATTTATAGAAGATACCCTTCTATCCATTACAACCTATACATACATCAGccaagaaaattattattattattattataataatatacataGTCAGCCATCGAATCAGAATTTGAAAtcaatgaatttgaattttaaatatctttaaGTACTGATAACttatacatattaaataaatattttaaaacaaatacaaaatttaaattcgaTTAAATCCATATGTCACACTCAAACTCTTCCCTTATTGTAATAATgtcaattattaaaaaaaaaaggttactTATAGGTATGAAGTTGTAAGATGCCAAATTGAAGGATCTAAAAGACTCTTTGCAATTAGTAAGAAGCAACATCCACctacacttaaaaaaaaatatttaagccaattatttgcaaaatattaaagaattatctttaaaaaaaaatctttgttgGTCAATTTGCAAAAATCTTTTAGTATAATATTATCTACTCtataaaagaagatgaaaaaccATATGGATAACAATTAACATCCAGACAGGCAATTATAAGCATAAAAAAATGAAGTCAAACATTAGATTTAGCATTTAAAAACAGTGAATATTTACAGATATACAATGTGTCTGAAACAAACAACTTTGTGGACTCTTTTGCCTGCTTCCCTGCCGGCATATAAATGGAACGACATAGACAGTGAAGATTCATATAAGCCGAACCCAAATTGCTTGAGATAAGGCATTTTTATTGTATAGCCCTTCACCGTCTACTTAAAAGGGAGTGACATAGACAGTAAAGATTCATGTAGCTGATCTCGAGTTGCTTGAAGATTAAAGCGTCCTCGTTGTATACCCATCCCTTGCATGCTTAAATTGAGTGTCATGGACAATGGAAATTCATGTAGCAACCTTAACTTGCTTGAAATTGAGGCGTTGTCTCCTACTACCTGTTTCAAATGTTAACTGTACCTAACTATTGAATATGGTGGGCTAAGTGGCCCCCAATACCATCCaccctatgttgctcggactcttcagaAATACCACTGGGGTATGTATCGGATTCTCCAACAGCTATGCATTTTTCTTGAACAACGAATCACTTTATAGTAATCCTTAAGCTATGTACATGCCACTTGAACTTAGGTGTCCTTTGAGGCTTCCAGAGTCTGAATTTGGAGGAATATGAACTTCTCGtattcttctttttggtaagtTGGTATGAGAAGATTCATTTTTCTTGCATCAAGAAAACGACTTGATCAACCCCAAGCTGTAAAGATTCCTTCTGAATATGTTACCAAGTGACAACAACATGGACCCGTCTCTATCAACCGTTTGATGATTGATCAATGGCAATTCCTTCACTTTCAAGTTACTCCATCCGATTTCCCCCCTAACAGACTCAATGATATTTGAATCGACTGGATTCCCCCTCACATCTGttatgtaaaatatatttagaGCTGAATCCCCTGTGGTTGATATCTCAGCCCTCGTCACGTTTAGGCCATTTTCCCGGAATGTTCTAGTTACATCGGCCAATAAGCCTTGTTTGTCTCCTGTGGATAGTTCCAGCCTCACTCCCTGTGATCAAGAATTGGAGTACTATGTTGGAAGCATATTCTAAACACTCTTTACGAAAGATATAGTTAAAACGCTTCTTTTCACATAGTAAAAGAGAGAAGCAGACGAATACCTCGGATGCTCTTCTTTCAATAGCAGATTGTAGACATAGAATCACACGTTGCTTTTCAGCATCTGAACTAATTGGGATTCCATCTGTATGCCTAATGAAGAATTCCTGGAGACAAGATTTAGAAAAACATGAGCAAATGCACATTAActgaatattattaaagaaaggaataatacataaacatacaCTCAAACTTGGCTTCAACGGGAAGCACTTCAACTTTGAGTATGctatctagacacctcaactaggtCTCAACTGACAACTAAACACTCCCAACATGTCCCCACTGTGTCTCGTGAACACCCGATGCAGACATGGGACAAATTTTTTGGAGGAgtctagatgatcattttgtaagtttgAGTGTTCGACTGACACATCGAGTTGATgtgtctagatgtgcatactcaaagttggagtgctTACTTATCAGTCAAGGCCAGGTTTGAGCGTGtcttatgtattatgccttaaagaaataaaaaaacgaGATAAGTAGGTAAATGAATATTTACCAAGTATGCCCTGTCCCCAGCTGAATTAATTGTGGCATGGAACACAACATACTGCATGTCTGTTAACGTGCAAACGACATCAAATAGAAGCTTAGTTCGGTCTTTGCACTGAATATTTACCACGGAATAACCCTTCTCCAAGCAGTTCAACACCGATACAATTGGGGTATCGTTGCTAGTCCTAATCACTGGCTTTCTTTCATAATCGCGGTCGGCAAACATCATTTGGTGAAGTCTTCTTTCTGTATGTGTGACAGCCAATGACACTGATGTTTTAGCACTCCGAACATCATTATCCCCCTTGAGCACACTCTTTAAACGGGCTTCAATTCTGTCAATCTTCTGTGAGTCCTCAATTGGGTACCCTGACTGGCTTTCCTTTATATGTATCAGGGAGGCAATACGACCATTGTGAGTCCACATTTTAGCTTCAACTACATTGCAGTGTAAATCTGACAGTACAGCAAAGACTTCCGATAAAAGGCCAATTCGATCCGTCCCAGTTAGTTCCAGAGCAGTCAAGCCATTATAGATCTTTGAACTTGCATAATGAATTGTCCCTAGTGACTGTTTAACATTaccaaaaaagttaaaatttagtATAAAGACTCATCAAGTATCTTTCAATACTATGTAAAACAAATATGGtaattttagtatattttgaaaaatctcCATTAAGTAGCCATACCCGTCCATGTCACGAGAATTTGATATCAAGGCAAATAAAGGATCCATGTAATGTAGTATGTAATGGAATAACTGTTAAAATGATAGCTATATACCTGTTCGATGTAACTGATGAATCTTTTGTCCGTTAACTTGTTTCCATCCAAGTCAGTAACATGAAAAACTGCAGATCAAAATGAATTCAAACAGCAAAGAATCAATAAAAATTTCACTGAAAATTCTCTTAAGCCAAAACGTTGAATGAATTGAGCTCAGCTCACCATCCATAAACCACCGACCATCACATGAGACATAAGCTTTCTTGATTGAAAGGTTCAAATCCGTGAGAACTTGAACTGCTTCAAGAAGAATCCCATGTTTCCTCGCACTATCAATCTGTACATGATCACGACATCAAATTCGAAAAGATTAGTACTACTTAAGATGGATTTAACTATCATTTTACATAAATTCTCCACCTATGTAGCTTTTATTCTTAATCCGAATGAAAACAAGGGTGTGTTAGCTTGACAATTAGTGGTATAATAGACTACAATTTCTGCTATGGTCACTCAACTTATAGTTAGTTACTGTCTCAAAAAATCACCTTTCTTCAACAAAGGAAGTGACTTTCTCatataataactattagttgagtgagCATTACTCAGATAAACTCGTCCTCGACTAGTTGAACAATGATGGTAATTATTGACTGAATAAAAAAAGATCCAAGGATTCCAGCAAAGGCAAATTACCTTAACAAGGGTGGCGTTTGAACAACTAGTGTTATCGATCATGACCCTGCAGTAGAATTCACAAAGACTAATCAGAAAAAAACAGTActtcaaacaaaaaatggaaaattatcaAATTCAAGTTATGAAACATAAAGGATGCGTTTTGCCATGaaattttttcacttcttttACGAGTTGAACTCCGAAAAACACGTTTGACCATAAAAATCCAGAGATCAActtcaagaatttgaaaaacaCCAACAAgattgtttttgtttcttttttactcCAAATGATTCACAGAAGTTCAAAAGCAACTCATGGTCAAACACAACTCCGAATTTCAAATATCCTTTTTCACTTTGAAAccaaaaactacttttttttttttttcaaatattcacaattttcatgatcaaacaTCCCCGAAGAATTTCGAGAAACAGTGAAGAGGCTAACCTGGGAATAGTCATTCGGAAAACAAGCTTTTCATATTCATCTAAAAAAGTAGGCCACTCCATATCATCTGTgttgaatttcatttttcacCAAAGaccaaattgaagaaaatttcaacttcaaatcccCCTTTTCCAGAAATGAGAAATTTCTTCACTGGAATTGAATTCCCTTCAACTTCCTTCAACACCAGAGTCAAAAAACAAGatcaaaaggaagaaaatggagGTGGGTTCGGTTTCAAACAAACAATTTCTTCACTGAAACAGCTCTATTCCACCAGTAACTGTTAGAATTTCCTTCAGCTCCAGAGAcgaaaaaaaggataaaaatgaagaaattaaagaaggaTTCAGGTTCAAAGCAAACAATTTGAGAACCCCTTTtcagaaaatgagaaaatttcTTCAGTGAAACACCTCAATTCCACCATTAACGACCTTGAAAAATCCTTCTACTTCGCTCTCTCTAAAGAGTAAAAATGGCGTTTTTTGgttttgagtatttttttttgttcattttcctTCTTTGTACATACACACCTATTTATATggagtattatttatttttttgctaattatttgactatgttttttatttttattttaaagaattagTTGACTATggaaaaacatatattatatttgacattttgattaattatttttatatttcaagGTCTTAACTCTAGCAAAAGGGGTGTATAAGTGAGTATGTCACATGCCATGCCTActcttgttttttcttttttaaatagtaataattGTGGTGTTCGGATTAGTTTACGTGCATCTTAATTAATTTCACGAAATTTCTATCACCTTCTAGCAATATTAGGTACTAGGTAACTAACTCTATCTAGCCTTACAAATGAGGGAAAAAATcacataatattatttatctttaaaatttaaatccgGAACCTAATAATCCTCTTCACTATTAGGCCACACCATTGAAGTTACGACTAATCTTGTTTTACCTACCTTTActtaattatacataaattttatttcaaaagaattaGAAATTTCATAGTCGAATTCACAGCAACACATGGTTAGTTCAACCCTTTACTATTAAAATgaagacaaataaaatgaaacaaagagAGTTATAAAGTAAAAGACAATTATTGACTAAGATTATGATATTAGCGTCAACATGAACCAGGGCAAAGATagtttttcagtttttagaTTTGATATAACTTGATGAAATTTAAGTTCACGCCACAAAGTTTCATATTTGAGAATCAAATACTTTCTAACATAAACGACAATGTTATGCAtaagatttgaatatgaaaacTCAAGTCAGAAAAGATTTTGTTATTTGAAGGTCATAAATAATGGATTACttgttttataattaattaatatataccgagTATAGTTTTCTGTAACAAATACGAATATAATTATTTGGTTTAAGGTGTACTCATTACATACTTATCtaatataataactaattattcTCTATTGTATGCATACATAGATGCTAATTCATGCTATGATAGTATGATTCATGCTGTTACTGTATCATTGACTTGTTTAGACAGTCTGAATTCATTTCACTGACtaataaattactaaaaaaacatgacattaattaattaggtgtTTGGTGGACATATCATGGAGTGTGATTTTTGCATGTCCCGTAGcattattattttacaaatttaaattctCTACATTGATAAATACAAAAAACTAtaattatatcatttaaaagATAATTACATATAATACTATACTT
This genomic stretch from Solanum stenotomum isolate F172 chromosome 10, ASM1918654v1, whole genome shotgun sequence harbors:
- the LOC125841469 gene encoding ACT domain-containing protein ACR8-like, whose product is MKFNTDDMEWPTFLDEYEKLVFRMTIPRVMIDNTSCSNATLVKIDSARKHGILLEAVQVLTDLNLSIKKAYVSCDGRWFMDVFHVTDLDGNKLTDKRFISYIEQSLGTIHYASSKIYNGLTALELTGTDRIGLLSEVFAVLSDLHCNVVEAKMWTHNGRIASLIHIKESQSGYPIEDSQKIDRIEARLKSVLKGDNDVRSAKTSVSLAVTHTERRLHQMMFADRDYERKPVIRTSNDTPIVSVLNCLEKGYSVVNIQCKDRTKLLFDVVCTLTDMQYVVFHATINSAGDRAYLEFFIRHTDGIPISSDAEKQRVILCLQSAIERRASEGVRLELSTGDKQGLLADVTRTFRENGLNVTRAEISTTGDSALNIFYITDVRGNPVDSNIIESVRGEIGWSNLKVKELPLINHQTVDRDGSMLLSLGNIFRRNLYSLGLIKSFS